From Bos mutus isolate GX-2022 unplaced genomic scaffold, NWIPB_WYAK_1.1 CTG257, whole genome shotgun sequence, one genomic window encodes:
- the RTL3 gene encoding LOW QUALITY PROTEIN: retrotransposon Gag-like protein 3 (The sequence of the model RefSeq protein was modified relative to this genomic sequence to represent the inferred CDS: inserted 1 base in 1 codon; deleted 1 base in 1 codon; substituted 4 bases at 4 genomic stop codons) encodes MMEDLAASYIALKSENEILQAQVSXLMEENAALQSLIQELQKPQAAKEDEPLQETQRPPEPPGFSSSLGTPRAPRCQGVPKPRESQDLQTWETSEDHKPPNFKEDQKSPDTQNAPAGQEPQKLEPWHPSNAQELQEAPKCQNTSRHMELFEFPAPQELQDPKHAQEFLGLITSKESLDSLTAAETTTASEFPQSSNELKDEAFLLEYSLAFSRDTQKIPEFLVQLKSSMRVRGCLYPTKAALVSFVGNXFLGKKKSCSSCXWFQLLADIQSPLLEQFESFMQVLQDTFDNPENMEDANHHIPKLCQQEDHVHQYATHFHLIIQEQNLGESILXIQFQEGFASSIXSELSHTSPATNLSDLITQCISLEEKLSGKPDPSPQDASPSEERAGLKSLPAENQPVPASSCHQHLNEADRARCREGHLCLYCGHPGHFTRDCPVKLHHAQQVGNIEALRQLFEQATVDSGSYRNSIDHSVVPQEKLPIRSNIFSLMLETVDGRTLINRPITKETPPVEVKIGNHVEELQFDIIHAPRYPLILGIHLKHMILTSSRVPTLYLLHPVIVTTIASGTGGIEDIMMK; translated from the exons ATGATGGAGGACTTAGCAGCATCCTATATTGCTCTGAAATCAGAGAATGAAATTCTGCAGGCTCAGGTCA AGCTGATGGAGGAAAATGCTGCCTTGCAGTCCCTCATTCAAGAACTCCAGAAGCCCCAAGCAGCCAAGGAGGATGAACCACTCCAGGAGACCCAGAGACCCCCAGAGCCCCCTGGATTTTCTAGCAGTCTTGGAACCCCAAGAGCCCCCAGATGTCAAGGAGTCCCAAAGCCCAGAGAGTCTCAGGACCTCCAAACCTGGGAGACCTCA gagGACCATAAACCTCCAAATTTCAAGGAGGATCAGAAGTCCCCAGATACCCAGAATGCCCCAGCAGGCCAGGAGCCCCAGAAATTAGAGCCCTGGCACCCCTCAAATGCCCAGGAGCTACAGGAGGCACCAAAATGTCAAAATACCTCTAGACACATGGAATTGTTTGAGTTTCCTGCTCCCCAGGAGCTCCAGGATCCTAAACATGCCCAGGAATTCCTAGGACTCATAACATCCAAGGAGTCCCTGGACAGTCTAACAGCTGCTGAAACAACAACAGCTTCAGAGTTTCCACAGTCTTCCAATGAGTTAAAGGATGAAGCTTTCCTCCTAGAATATTCTTTAGCCTTCAGTAGGGATACCCAGAAGATTCCTGAGTTTCTGGTTCAATTGAAGAGTTCCATGAGAGTCAGAGGGTGCTTGTATCCCACCAAAGCAGCTCTGGTAAGCTTTGTTGGCAACTAGTTCTTAGGTAAA AAGAAAAGTTGTTCCAGCTGTTAGTGGTTCCAGCTGTTAGCAGATATCCAAAGCCCCCTGCTGGAGCAATTTGAAAGTTTCATGCAAGTGCTTCAGGATACTTTTGACAATCCAGAAAACATGGAAGATGCCAACCACCACATCCCTAAGCTCTGCCAACAAGAAGACCATGTCCACCAGTATGCAACCCACTTCCACCTCATTATTCAAGAACAAAATTTGGGGGAAAGCATTCTCTGAATCCAATTTCAGGAAGGGTTTGCCAGTTCTATCTGAAGTGAACTGTCTCACACAAGCCCAGCTACCAATCTGTCTGATCTGATCACCCAATGCATCTCCCTAGAAGAGAAGCTAAGTGGTAAACCTGATCCAAGTCCACAAGATGCAAGTCCCTCTGAGGAGAGAGCTGGACTCAAGAGTTTACCAGCTGAAAACCAGCCAGTGCCGGCTTCAAGTTGTCACCAACACCTCAATGAAGCTGATCGAGCCCGCTGCCGTGAAGGCCACTTGTGCCTCTACTGTGGACATCCTGGTCATTTCACCAGAGACTGCCCTGTCAAGCTTCATCATGCCCAGCAGGTGGGAAACATCGAGGCCCT ACGACAGCTCTTTGAGCAAGCTACAGTGGATTCAGGCTCCTACAGAAACAGCATTGACCATTCTGTGGTTCCTCAAGAGAAGCTGCCCATTCGCAGTAACATCTTTTCTCTGATGCTGGAAACTGTAGATGGCCGTACATTGATTAATAGACCTATAACCAAGGAAACACCACCTGTTGAAGTTAAAATTGGAAACCACGTTGAAGAGCTCCAGTTTGACATTATTCATGCACCAAGGTACCCTCTGATTCTTGGAATCCACTTGAAACACATGATCCTAACATCGAGTAGAGTACCCACACTATATCTTTTACATCCTGTTATTGTCACTACAATTGCTTCAGGCACAGGTGGAATAGAAGACATCATGATGAAATAA